The following proteins come from a genomic window of Daphnia carinata strain CSIRO-1 chromosome 6, CSIRO_AGI_Dcar_HiC_V3, whole genome shotgun sequence:
- the LOC130689776 gene encoding zinc finger Ran-binding domain-containing protein 2-like isoform X4 → MATKFRPGDGDWTCPDESCGNVNFARRSACNRCGKAKEDDKAKAKKLGMEIGKDAAEKSKGLFSADDWMCTKCGNVNWARRSTCNVCNAPRFGEVEERTGYGGGYNERGTVEYKERQESDDEFDEFGRIKKKFRKNDNSPLNELPSTSRDQHAVADDEEEEEEDDDDDGDLSKYDLSGWGDDDNENPEEKKSSPMNDVPAKSENGSKSTAARQSEKSRSPCRSRSSSRSGSRSSRSRKSDKRSDRRRRRSRSTSDYSRSRSRSRFGLPLMGFHF, encoded by the exons ATGGCTACGAAATTTAGACCTGGTGATGGTGATTGGACATGTCCTGACGAAAG CTGTGGGAACGTCAATTTTGCACGGAGAAGTGCCTGCAACCGTTGTGGCAAAGCTAAAGAAg ATGATAAAGCTAAGGCAAAAAAACTTGGCATGGAAATTGGGAAAGATGCAGCCGAAAAAAGCAAAGGTCTTTTCAGCGCTGATGATTGGATGTGTACTAA GTGTGGTAATGTTAACTGGGCCAGAAGGTCAACTTGTAATGTGTGCAATGCCCCTAGATTTGGAGAAGTGGAAGAACGAACAG GTTATGGAGGTGGTTACAATGAACGTGGAACTGTTGAATATAAGGAAAGACAAGAATCTGACGACGAATTTGATGAATTTGgacgaataaagaaaaagtttcGAAAAAATGAT AACTCACCGTTGAACGAACTACCTTCAACGTCACGTGATCAACACGCCGTAGCGGACgatgaagaggaggaggaagaagatgatgatgacgatggaGATCTATCAAAATACGATCTTAGTGGTTGGGGTGATGATGACAATGAAAATCCGGAAGAAAAGAAGTCTTCACCCATGAACGATGTCCCGGCAAAATCAGAAAATGGTAGCAAATCTACCGCAGCGCGTCAATCAGAAAA GTCCAGGTCCCCTTGTCGATCCAGATCGTCTTCTCGTTCCGGTTCTAGGTCAAG CAGGAGCAGAAAGTCGGATAAGCGCAGTGATCGCCGTCGACGCCGTTCTAGATCTACCAGTGACTACTCTCGCAGCCGTTCGCGGTCAAGGTTTGGTTTGCCACTGATGGGCTTTCATTTCTAG
- the LOC130689779 gene encoding translocon-associated protein subunit delta-like, giving the protein MNNTVLLSNHRRFLNNHCPLAIVLNPIMSCKFLIAFSLAVCLSAVSASSCSNPKLSSTSFTTLDGTILTNIAYVSQFKLSCDGEPADIPLYAEVGGKPLSVVKSKETNEYVVSWLEETKKAPRGNFEIKVYDDEGYAAVRKAQRNGEDTTTVQPLGVVILNHPGAYNGPWINSELAAVIVAFAVMYYALTTKTKLEA; this is encoded by the exons atgaacaatacAGTTTTGCTGTCAAACCACCGAAGATTCCTCAACAACCACTGTCCATTAGCAATCGTATTGAATCCCATCATGTCCTGCAAATTCTTGATCGCTTTTTCTCTTGCCGTGTGCCTTTCTGCTGTCTCAG CCTCTTCCTGTTCCAATCCAAAACTCAGTTCTACATCCTTTACAACTCTCGATGGCACCATTTTAACAAATATTGCCTATGTTTCTCAGTTTAAGCTGAGCTGTGATGGAGAGCCTGCT GATATTCCCCTTTATGCTGAGGTTGGTGGGAAACCCTTGTCTGTTGTAAAAAGCAAGGAAACAAATGAATATGTTGTTAGTTGGTTGGAGGAAACTAAGAAAGCACCTCGCGGTAACTTTGAGATTAAAGTATACGACGATGAAGGTTATGCCGCTGTGCGAAAG GCTCAACGCAACGGTGAAGACACAACCACTGTTCAGCCTCTAGGAGTTGTGATCCTGAATCATCCA GGAGCGTACAATGGACCGTGGATTAATTCTGAACTTGCGGCAGTCATTGTTGCCTTTGCCGTGATGTACTATGCATtgacgacaaaaacaaaattggaagCGTAA
- the LOC130689776 gene encoding zinc finger Ran-binding domain-containing protein 2-like isoform X3 — protein MATKFRPGDGDWTCPDESCGNVNFARRSACNRCGKAKEDDKAKAKKLGMEIGKDAAEKSKGLFSADDWMCTKCGNVNWARRSTCNVCNAPRFGEVEERTGYGGGYNERGTVEYKERQESDDEFDEFGRIKKKFRKNDVKNSPLNELPSTSRDQHAVADDEEEEEEDDDDDGDLSKYDLSGWGDDDNENPEEKKSSPMNDVPAKSENGSKSTAARQSEKSRSPCRSRSSSRSGSRSSRSRKSDKRSDRRRRRSRSTSDYSRSRSRSRFGLPLMGFHF, from the exons ATGGCTACGAAATTTAGACCTGGTGATGGTGATTGGACATGTCCTGACGAAAG CTGTGGGAACGTCAATTTTGCACGGAGAAGTGCCTGCAACCGTTGTGGCAAAGCTAAAGAAg ATGATAAAGCTAAGGCAAAAAAACTTGGCATGGAAATTGGGAAAGATGCAGCCGAAAAAAGCAAAGGTCTTTTCAGCGCTGATGATTGGATGTGTACTAA GTGTGGTAATGTTAACTGGGCCAGAAGGTCAACTTGTAATGTGTGCAATGCCCCTAGATTTGGAGAAGTGGAAGAACGAACAG GTTATGGAGGTGGTTACAATGAACGTGGAACTGTTGAATATAAGGAAAGACAAGAATCTGACGACGAATTTGATGAATTTGgacgaataaagaaaaagtttcGAAAAAATGATGTAAAA AACTCACCGTTGAACGAACTACCTTCAACGTCACGTGATCAACACGCCGTAGCGGACgatgaagaggaggaggaagaagatgatgatgacgatggaGATCTATCAAAATACGATCTTAGTGGTTGGGGTGATGATGACAATGAAAATCCGGAAGAAAAGAAGTCTTCACCCATGAACGATGTCCCGGCAAAATCAGAAAATGGTAGCAAATCTACCGCAGCGCGTCAATCAGAAAA GTCCAGGTCCCCTTGTCGATCCAGATCGTCTTCTCGTTCCGGTTCTAGGTCAAG CAGGAGCAGAAAGTCGGATAAGCGCAGTGATCGCCGTCGACGCCGTTCTAGATCTACCAGTGACTACTCTCGCAGCCGTTCGCGGTCAAGGTTTGGTTTGCCACTGATGGGCTTTCATTTCTAG
- the LOC130689776 gene encoding zinc finger Ran-binding domain-containing protein 2-like isoform X1, producing the protein MATKFRPGDGDWTCPDESCGNVNFARRSACNRCGKAKEGFVYLEFLFCMLSVIKYCLILTDDKAKAKKLGMEIGKDAAEKSKGLFSADDWMCTKCGNVNWARRSTCNVCNAPRFGEVEERTGYGGGYNERGTVEYKERQESDDEFDEFGRIKKKFRKNDVKNSPLNELPSTSRDQHAVADDEEEEEEDDDDDGDLSKYDLSGWGDDDNENPEEKKSSPMNDVPAKSENGSKSTAARQSEKSRSPCRSRSSSRSGSRSSRSRKSDKRSDRRRRRSRSTSDYSRSRSRSRFGLPLMGFHF; encoded by the exons ATGGCTACGAAATTTAGACCTGGTGATGGTGATTGGACATGTCCTGACGAAAG CTGTGGGAACGTCAATTTTGCACGGAGAAGTGCCTGCAACCGTTGTGGCAAAGCTAAAGAAggttttgtttatttagaaTTCTTATTTTGCATGCTCAGTGTAATAAAGTACTGTTTGATTCTTACAGATGATAAAGCTAAGGCAAAAAAACTTGGCATGGAAATTGGGAAAGATGCAGCCGAAAAAAGCAAAGGTCTTTTCAGCGCTGATGATTGGATGTGTACTAA GTGTGGTAATGTTAACTGGGCCAGAAGGTCAACTTGTAATGTGTGCAATGCCCCTAGATTTGGAGAAGTGGAAGAACGAACAG GTTATGGAGGTGGTTACAATGAACGTGGAACTGTTGAATATAAGGAAAGACAAGAATCTGACGACGAATTTGATGAATTTGgacgaataaagaaaaagtttcGAAAAAATGATGTAAAA AACTCACCGTTGAACGAACTACCTTCAACGTCACGTGATCAACACGCCGTAGCGGACgatgaagaggaggaggaagaagatgatgatgacgatggaGATCTATCAAAATACGATCTTAGTGGTTGGGGTGATGATGACAATGAAAATCCGGAAGAAAAGAAGTCTTCACCCATGAACGATGTCCCGGCAAAATCAGAAAATGGTAGCAAATCTACCGCAGCGCGTCAATCAGAAAA GTCCAGGTCCCCTTGTCGATCCAGATCGTCTTCTCGTTCCGGTTCTAGGTCAAG CAGGAGCAGAAAGTCGGATAAGCGCAGTGATCGCCGTCGACGCCGTTCTAGATCTACCAGTGACTACTCTCGCAGCCGTTCGCGGTCAAGGTTTGGTTTGCCACTGATGGGCTTTCATTTCTAG
- the LOC130689776 gene encoding zinc finger Ran-binding domain-containing protein 2-like isoform X2, translating into MATKFRPGDGDWTCPDESCGNVNFARRSACNRCGKAKEGFVYLEFLFCMLSVIKYCLILTDDKAKAKKLGMEIGKDAAEKSKGLFSADDWMCTKCGNVNWARRSTCNVCNAPRFGEVEERTGYGGGYNERGTVEYKERQESDDEFDEFGRIKKKFRKNDVKNSPLNELPSTSRDQHAVADDEEEEEEDDDDDGDLSKYDLSGWGDDDNENPEEKKSSPMNDVPAKSENGSKSTAARQSEKSRSPCRSRSSSRSGSRSSRSRKSDKRSDRRRRRSRSTSDYSRSRSRSRSRSRSRRRR; encoded by the exons ATGGCTACGAAATTTAGACCTGGTGATGGTGATTGGACATGTCCTGACGAAAG CTGTGGGAACGTCAATTTTGCACGGAGAAGTGCCTGCAACCGTTGTGGCAAAGCTAAAGAAggttttgtttatttagaaTTCTTATTTTGCATGCTCAGTGTAATAAAGTACTGTTTGATTCTTACAGATGATAAAGCTAAGGCAAAAAAACTTGGCATGGAAATTGGGAAAGATGCAGCCGAAAAAAGCAAAGGTCTTTTCAGCGCTGATGATTGGATGTGTACTAA GTGTGGTAATGTTAACTGGGCCAGAAGGTCAACTTGTAATGTGTGCAATGCCCCTAGATTTGGAGAAGTGGAAGAACGAACAG GTTATGGAGGTGGTTACAATGAACGTGGAACTGTTGAATATAAGGAAAGACAAGAATCTGACGACGAATTTGATGAATTTGgacgaataaagaaaaagtttcGAAAAAATGATGTAAAA AACTCACCGTTGAACGAACTACCTTCAACGTCACGTGATCAACACGCCGTAGCGGACgatgaagaggaggaggaagaagatgatgatgacgatggaGATCTATCAAAATACGATCTTAGTGGTTGGGGTGATGATGACAATGAAAATCCGGAAGAAAAGAAGTCTTCACCCATGAACGATGTCCCGGCAAAATCAGAAAATGGTAGCAAATCTACCGCAGCGCGTCAATCAGAAAA GTCCAGGTCCCCTTGTCGATCCAGATCGTCTTCTCGTTCCGGTTCTAGGTCAAG CAGGAGCAGAAAGTCGGATAAGCGCAGTGATCGCCGTCGACGCCGTTCTAGATCTACCAGTGACTACTCTCGCAGCCGTTCGCGGTCAAG GTCTCGTTCCAGGAGCCGCAGACGTCGCTAA